Genomic window (Nicotiana sylvestris chromosome 7, ASM39365v2, whole genome shotgun sequence):
aatgaAACCTTCTGGCGGTCGTGGGGAAGAAGGAGACTTTataatttaatagaaaaatgcagtataatactgcactTTACTAAAACACAGTATTATACTACATTTTCCTTTAACGACTAAATTTTTGTTAAACTAAaacgtaatataatactgcgttttagttAGAAAAGTAACTTTTTTAACTGTATAAAGGTATTTTGAGTCCCAAATCATTATTTAGGTTTCGGACTCGAGAAgggagaggaaaagaaaaaaggagatgCTATGCTACTGATTGTATTAAATTATGATTAACTTATTAAcgtagttatttttttaaaaaatttgggAGTTTACCATAACGATCTTTCACTACTCTATAACTCCATAAGCCATTAAGGTTGTTAATCACACGCTCTGGTCCCATGACCATACCTCATTAGCCCGACTTGATTTTATGTTTCCTTATAACTCAAGCATACAATGATACGACCCTATAAAAATATATTACATTCAAGTAAGATCTTTATTAATATAAGTTAAATTATATTGATTTTACAATTCATATAACTTATATTTTTTCTTAGAAGTATTGTTGAAGGAAACGTTATAGTCACTGTCAATATAAGTAAATATATAACAATACATTagttatattttttaattaattgattaCAAATTAATATTATTATAAATATTTTACTTATGATTAAGGGGGCACGCATCCCGCGTTTACCCATGGTGCAAGAAAAGGCCGCACTCTAAAAGGAAAGGGCATGATGTATGCAGCCTATCCCTGATGCAAGCATCAATGGTACCCGTATTGAAACAAATATTTTACTTATGATTACCTTATGTAAATGATTTATTTGTGTAAATATTTTTTCCACTATGATGTTTTTGTAAAGTCTGAGAAGTTCAATGGGGGAAAGCGTAGAACTCCAAAAGTTATCAATACCACAATTGCAAAAGAACACATATATAATTTGTTCCGTTAGAACACCAGATAGATATCGGGATAAGCCAAAGAAAACTCTGAACGCTCgagaagcagaagaagaagaaatggagaagTACTTTGGGAACGCGTACCGGGGCGACCCGGGAGTGCCACACGCCGACCCGGAACGGTTCGTGAACATATGGATAGGGTCCGCTGCTTTCTCCGCCCTAACTTTTATCAATCCCTACATGTGGACTCTCTCCAATCAATACAAGTACTCACTTTGAATTGCCCCAactgtctcttttttttttctttcatatttGTTGTTAATTTGATAAAGTGTTAATGTTTATGCTGCTAATTTCTTGTTCTATATAGTCTGCTTACAAGCCAGGGTCTGTCGGAAACAGCCTATCCGCCCTatcgggtaggggtaaggtctgcgtacacactgacctccccagaccccactttgtgggattttactgggttgttgttgttgctgtatatAGTCTGATTACAATATTTTAGGAGTAGCATCAACTTGTGGTTGTAAGAGTGATAAGTGGGAAGTTTAGGGGATTAGCAAAGTCCTATGTAAAAGCATTAGATGACTTGTAGTAAAAGTTAGGAAACAGGAAAGGGATAAAAGTTAGAAAGACGTGTGAGTTAGCGGGACGGCGAAAAGAGGGTTAAGATTTGAACCAAGTTAAGCGTATTAGGAAAtgatccccaacaagttttgagaagaGATAATACAGTCTAATAGAGATGCAAATGGTATTTGGATCAATTGCTCGATGCAAATAATGAGACTAACGTCACAAAACCTTTGCTTCACTTGTAAAATTAGGTTTGCAGAGATGCAATGAAAAATATGAAGGCTAGACCTGTTGTCCAGGACCCCAGGTGATTttctatatatatgtgtgtgtgtgaggGAGAGAGAACAAAGGAGATACTCAAATTTGTGCTAACTATGATGGTATTAAATTTTATAGTTTATATGATGAGACTTTGGGAAAGAGTGATGAAGCATAGACATAAGGACATTGTAAGGGTAATTGATAACTAATTTGAATTTATACATTTAGATATGTAACCGACACTATTTTGGTTAAGAAAGTTGATGAAATtcatagaaaaagaagaagtattTGCATAGGCTATTCATTGGCTTATAGAAAACACATGATACAACGCCAATAAAAGTCAATTGATAAGTGGTTGGGAAGAAATAATTTTGTATGAAAATATGTTGATATTATAGAAGTTATGTTGAAAGAGCAGTCACAAGTTTGAGATAGTAAAGGAGAGTAAGAGGAGTTTCCACAACCATGGGTTACCAGGATTCGCATTATCCCATATCCCGTTACCTAGTTATTGATGAGCTAACCAGTAGTATTCAAGATGAGGTCTCGAGTAGTATTTGCAGATGATGTTGTGTTAATTGCTGaaacaaataagaaaatcaaaaaataattgaaaatatgGAGAAACTCTCTAGAGAGAAATGATTTAGGATAAGTAGAAGTATGTACCTATAAGAAGAAGGCAGGTGAAGTAAAATTAGATGGGGCTATGCTGTCTAAATGCAAACTATTTCTTATGTAGGTGGTCTTTCAAGAGAATGACTTGATAGATAAAAATATTACTTGTATAATTAAAATAGGAGGAGGGCTAAGGGAGCTTTATGTAACAAAGTGCAAGAAAAGTTTCATATAACGGTTGTAAGAAAAAATTGTATATAGGAGTGCATGTACTAGAACCATGCTACTAACTAACCTTCTACTTTTCTAATTGCTCGACTACCAACCTTCtcccctaatcctcgacctcatGTTCTCCTATATAGGGTCATGTTTTAGGAGAGCTGAAGATGTGCTATTTTTTGTGTGATCACGTCTCACCAATTATTCCCGGTCTACTTCTGCCTCTCTTTAGACCTATCATTGCCAACTCCTCGCACCTTCTCAGTGGGGCATTTGTACTTCTTCTCTTCACATGCCCGAATCATCTAAGCCTCGCTTCCCGTATCTTGTCCACGATGGAGGCCATTCCTAAAAGTCCAGCATATCCATAAGCTGAAAATTATAGAGATTTAAATGTTATGATGGATGTATCttaccttatcaaaaaagaaTTAAGATGGATGTGCGCCCACTTAAGATTGGATAAACAAAGAAATGCTTATATCTAACAAAGGGTAGAAGACTACATGCAGCGTATATAGAGGATGTATGAGAGAGGTCGTATAAGATGCTTCTGTAAGATCGTGCAAAAATCTGCAAATTCGCTGGTCTATAGATAAGCAGTGAAGGGACTAATTGAGACACATATGAAGGGAAGCTATCTGAATAGACTTCCAGTCACTCCAAAATCAAAGCACATGCAACTAAAAACAGAGTGCAGTAGAAGCAAATGATCTATACTACAATGGACCTAGGATTTTAAGGTTACAGTGCTTCACTGCAAGAAGATGTATTGGCGAAGATGGGTCGGGTGGGAAAAAAAGTAAAAGGGAAGAGaaagtaaaacaaaaaagaaaagaaaataaagaaaaagaaagggcaAAAGAATGTTGTGTTTTAGGGAAGGGGGTTGGGTAAGAAGAGTGATAAAGATAAGAAAAAAAGAGTctgataagaaaagaaaagaaaataaagaaaaaagaaagggcaaaagaaaagaagaaaaaaagaaaagaaaataaagaaaaaagaaaaggcaaaagaATGTTGTGTTTTAGGGAAGGGGGTTGGGTTAGAAGAGTGATAAAGATAAGAAAAAAAGAGTCTGATAAGAAGTGTCTTTCATCCCAAGTCAAAGGCAATGGTTGCTCGAGCACCCATCGAACTCTATGTGAATCCACCCCTGAATCTATACAGGTGATGCCAACTAGTTGTTAATAAAGGTTTAGATGTTGTTACACTTACATACATTTCTTGGCCTTTTGAAGTGTTGTTAGACTTGCATCAGATTTGGTGTTGTCCCTAATCTTTATTATTTGGTTAGGAAATTGTGTCTGTCTAAGGATAAGGAGTTTATCTAGAGAACCTCTAGTCTTTAGACTTCTAATTTGCTTTCATATAGCGGAATGCAACTTATTTAGGATCAGGCATGGTTGATGGTTGATGGTTGAGTGATGTATCAACTTATGATGTAACAATTGAAGTATAGTGGATGTCCCTTTGGTGTCGTAAAAACTACAAGCGAGGTCTTTTTTCACCTTGTAAGCTCATTATTTTTTTTGGATAGATAGGTAATTAACCTTCAAAGGTGTTACTGATATCCTTATGATAAATAAAGGGGTTGACTTTACCTTACGGGTTTCTCTTTGAAGGTTTCAGTAAAAGATATTGAGGCAGTCTTTATAGCAAAATAGATATGAGCAAATCTATTCTTGATCAAGGGGTTTATTAACGGTTGTTTTATGCGCTCCATCTGACCCTTGTTCCGTCCATGTTGAGAAGTCCATAACATTGTCTGCGTTTCCGTTTAAGATATTCCAAAATGGAAATATCTGTTAATATAGGTTGTTTATTTAGGTTTCTACACCTTTTTAGTGGGTATACTAAGAATTAGTGTAACCTGGGGTAATTTGTGGAAACAGTCAAAGGAAGGTGTAATGCACACAGTAATGCCTCCTCAAAGAAGAAGAAGTTTGAACTTGGAGAATACTACACTAAAGGGATGGAGGAATAATTTTCTGTCTCTGTTTTCCCCCTTTTGGTTTCACCTTTCTGTTTGTTATCACATGGAGAATATTATCGTAAATCTACTTCTTGGTTTTCCTGCTCTCAACGGATTACACAAGGCAAAAGAAAGCTTGGTAAAGAGGTGGGAGATCACTAATTTGTGAATGATTTCTTGTGAGTTTTCCTGGATGGCATCGCAAATAGTGAAATATTTTTGTTTGTGCCTACTGGGCTTCTATCTTGTGGTAAGAGTGTAGTTCATGATGTGTGGTTTCGGTGCACGTCACGGGTTTGAATCCAGCCGTAGACAAAAGCCCGGTATTTAAGTGGAAAAAGGTAGAGGAGCGGGCCCACTATCCATCGAGTTTCGGACCTTGCGCTACTGGTCCTCACGGGATTTCTCGGTTATAAGAAAAATAGTGAAATCGGCTTATAAAGGATAAGGTAGAGAGAGAAGTAGAAAGTTGAGAATGAACGTGATTGTGGGCCTTTTACAGTAGTTCCTAATCCCATCGATTATCAAACTGTTGAATTGTGGGATACGACTTCCTAATCCCTCTAGCTAGGGCATAAAACCAACTAAGCAGATAACTAATTTACATTACAACAATCACATAATTACAATCAGCTCTATTGTTCCATTCTTCCGATCATATGTGCATGGACTACATCTTTTGTGTTTGCTATCTTATATTTTTgacaagaacaacaacaacaattacccagtaaaatcccacaaagtggggtctggggaaggtaatgtgtacgcagaccttacccctacctcatagggcagagaggctgtttccgatagaccctcggctcagaaagacggaaataaaaaacaagaaaatacaATTCATTAGTAATTCTAGTAGAAACCGTAATAGTAACATAAGCATAACAACCAAAAGAtaaatgacatgcaataacagtaaccaGTATCTAAGGCCCGGGGCTAAGATAAACAACAAGGATAGTGTGGACTCAACATAAACTGCAAGCCATCTAAGATCAACCCTAATCCAACCCTGCCTCACCTCGGGTATGAAGTAAGGAAAGCTCTActaccccctaacctacaaccctaatgcttgacctccaGACCTTCCTATGAAatgccatgtcctcggaaatctgcagTCGTACCATGTCCTACCTGATCACCTcttcccaatacttcttaggccgccctctacctcttctcgtacccaccACT
Coding sequences:
- the LOC104239601 gene encoding uncharacterized protein, coding for MGESVELQKLSIPQLQKNTYIICSVRTPDRYRDKPKKTLNAREAEEEEMEKYFGNAYRGDPGVPHADPERFVNIWIGSAAFSALTFINPYMWTLSNQYNWHDKAMLFEQHHWKKALKKNKDYEFKWNQYMDKDARDSYYFNWPVYFP